The proteins below are encoded in one region of Vibrio sp. ED004:
- the yfaE gene encoding class I ribonucleotide reductase maintenance protein YfaE codes for MPTIKINKLTSIESNPSNTLLETMEQAGLEPEYNCRDGHCGACRCTLDSGEVEYVGFAMAYTQGDEILPCICKAKTDLSLSNVIHRSKQKRA; via the coding sequence ATGCCAACAATCAAAATCAACAAGCTGACTTCGATTGAATCTAACCCTTCAAATACTCTGTTGGAAACAATGGAACAAGCTGGGTTAGAACCAGAATACAACTGCCGAGATGGTCACTGTGGCGCATGCCGATGTACGTTGGATTCTGGTGAAGTTGAGTACGTTGGTTTTGCTATGGCTTACACACAAGGCGATGAGATTTTGCCATGCATCTGCAAAGCAAAAACCGATTTGTCGCTAAGTAACGTGATTCACAGAAGCAAACAAAAGCGCGCCTAA
- the napF gene encoding ferredoxin-type protein NapF encodes MSEQINSNRRGFLTRLSKPVKAAASYEEKSQRIHARPPRAVDEVLFERLCDGCGLCEQACPNSVIEMLEGSALLNLDYNSCSMCNKCSEVCPTGALHQTVTSYIDLKPSFADSCNNYMQMDCNACQTACSVGAIHIEVGELPTVVQDKCNGCGECRSACYIGSVTLNLTQQ; translated from the coding sequence ATGTCTGAGCAAATAAATTCAAATAGGCGTGGTTTCTTAACTCGACTCTCTAAGCCAGTTAAAGCGGCTGCAAGTTATGAAGAGAAATCACAGCGCATACATGCTAGGCCACCTAGGGCTGTCGATGAGGTGCTGTTTGAGCGTCTTTGCGACGGTTGTGGGTTGTGCGAGCAAGCGTGTCCGAATAGCGTTATTGAGATGCTAGAGGGCAGTGCGCTACTGAATTTGGATTACAACAGTTGTTCGATGTGTAATAAGTGCAGTGAAGTGTGTCCGACTGGCGCGCTGCATCAAACCGTGACGTCTTATATCGACTTGAAGCCCAGCTTTGCTGATAGCTGCAATAACTACATGCAAATGGACTGTAATGCATGCCAAACCGCGTGTTCTGTCGGTGCGATACACATTGAAGTAGGAGAGTTGCCTACGGTCGTTCAAGATAAGTGCAATGGCTGTGGAGAGTGCCGAAGCGCTTGTTACATTGGCTCTGTGACTTTGAACCTGACTCAACAGTAA
- a CDS encoding molecular chaperone TorD family protein has product MIIDTHKLLGSLFYQATNKEQLLDIVQALVESQVLSEDCLLALQNEQEDALAAEFSRLFEGVGDMPAPPWGSVYLDKDRVVFGASTVEYRQFLELNQIELDTGLREPEDQFGLMLFAHAYLLENNNVNSASELLECHLLPWSSVYLDKLNTASDLSFYKKLSSDVINWLNQLTSEYNLNVATKKLYID; this is encoded by the coding sequence ATGATTATTGATACGCATAAATTGCTCGGTTCATTATTTTATCAAGCAACAAATAAAGAACAGTTATTAGATATTGTTCAGGCACTAGTAGAGAGCCAAGTCTTATCAGAAGATTGCTTACTGGCACTTCAAAACGAACAGGAAGATGCCTTAGCTGCAGAGTTTAGCCGCTTGTTTGAAGGCGTTGGAGACATGCCAGCTCCGCCTTGGGGCTCTGTGTACCTAGATAAAGACCGTGTGGTGTTTGGTGCATCGACTGTGGAATATCGACAGTTTCTAGAATTAAACCAAATTGAATTGGATACAGGTTTAAGAGAGCCAGAAGATCAATTTGGTTTAATGTTATTCGCTCATGCGTATTTGTTAGAAAACAATAATGTTAATTCAGCTAGTGAATTACTTGAGTGTCACTTATTACCTTGGTCTTCTGTTTATTTAGATAAATTAAATACAGCATCAGATTTATCATTTTATAAGAAGCTATCAAGTGATGTAATAAATTGGCTTAATCAATTAACATCTGAATATAATTTAAACGTTGCCACTAAAAAGTTATATATCGACTAA